In Solea senegalensis isolate Sse05_10M linkage group LG6, IFAPA_SoseM_1, whole genome shotgun sequence, one genomic interval encodes:
- the LOC122771133 gene encoding protocadherin-10-like isoform X3, whose amino-acid sequence MIWLIFLLFILDGAVSQLHYSVPEEQEPGSVVGNIAEDLGLDITKLSARRFQTVPSSRTPYLEVNLENGALLVKEKIDREEICKQTIPCLLHLEVFLENPLELFRVEIEVMDINDNPPSFPETDIAVEISESAIPGTRFPVENAFDPDVGTNGLSTYAITNNNYFYLDVQTQSDGNKFAELVLEKPLDREQQAVHRYVLTAVDGGIPQRTGTALLVVKVLDSNDNAPTFDQSVYSVNLRENSPVGTLVIQLNATDVDEGQNGEIVYSFSSHNTPRIKDLFNIDARTGRIEVAGEVDYEESNTHQIYVQAKDLGANAVPAHCKVLVKLVDVNDNTPEIGFSTVTESVSEQDAPGTVIALFSVSDRDSSENGQMSCEILGDVPFKLKSSFKNYYTIVTDGPLDREIADSYTITVVAKDKGQPSLATSKSIKVHVSDENDNAPRFTQAVYDVYVTENNVPGAFIHAVSALDPDIGQNALITYSILECDIQGMSVDTYVSINQDTGYLYALRSFDYEQLKEFSFMVQAKDSGPAELFSNATVNVIIVDQNDNAPSVIAPIGKNGTAKEHLPRSAEPGYLVTRVVAMDADDGENARLSYSILRGNELEMFRMDWRTGELRTARRISPKRDLRGYYDLLIEVRDHGQPPLSSSASVSVILVDSVVEGHSGDRGSASKAKETSLDLTLILIIALGSVSFIFLLAMIVLAVRCQKDKTLNLYTCLMAGDCCLCCGACCSRQARGRKQKKLSKSDIMLVQSTNVTTGVGPVGQVPVEESGVGGVGGGFGSHHHQNQNSYCYQVCLTPESAKTDLMFLKPCSPSRNTDSDHTNPCGAIVTGYSDQQPDIISNGSILSNETKHQRAELSYLVDRPRRVNSSAFQEADIVSSKDSGHGDSEQGDSDHDATNRGHSTGADLFSNCTEECKALGHSDRCWMPSFVPSDGRQGPDYRSNLHVPGMDATLPDTEPAKGFASSFHVDLSETA is encoded by the exons ATGATTTGGTTAATATTCTTGCTCTTCATCCTGGATGGAGCTGTCTCTCAGCTTCATTACTCCGTGCCAGAGGAGCAGGAGCCTGGCTCGGTGGTTGGGAATATTGCAGAGGATTTGGGGCTGGACATCACCAAACTTTCCGCTCGTCGCTTTCAGACGGTGCCTAGTTCGCGGACACCGTATCTGGAGGTGAACTTAGAAAACGGTGCGCTCTTGGTGAAGGAGAAAATCGACCGGGAGGAAATCTGTAAGCAGACCATCCCGTGCCTTTTGCACCTGGAGGTGTTTCTGGAGAACCCGCTGGAGCTTTTCCGCGTGGAAATCGAAGTGATGGATATCAACGACAACCCACCCAGCTTCCCCGAGACAGACATTGCCGTGGAGATATCGGAGAGCGCAATTCCCGGGACCCGTTTCCCGGTGGAGAACGCCTTCGACCCCGACGTGGGCACGAACGGGCTCAGCACATATGCCATCACGAATAACAACTATTTTTACCTTGATGTGCAGACGCAGAGCGACGGGAACAAGTTTGCAGAGCTGGTACTTGAGAAGCCGCTGGACAGGGAGCAGCAGGCTGTGCACCGCTATGTGCTGACCGCCGTGGATGGGGGCATCCCGCAGCGGACCGGGACGGCTCTCCTGGTCGTTAAAGTTCTGGACTCGAACGATAACGCGCCCACATTTGACCAGTCTGTGTACAGTGTTAACCTGCGGGAAAACTCCCCCGTGGGAACTCTAGTGATTCAACTTAACGCCACGGATGTAGACGAGGGACAGAACGGGGAAATAGTTTATTCTTTCAGCAGCCACAACACTCCGCGGATAAAGGACTTATTCAACATTGATGCCAGAACAGGTAGGATAGAGGTGGCGGGGGAGGTGGACTATGAAGAGAGTAATACGCACCAGATTTATGTCCAGGCGAAAGACCTGGGGGCGAATGCGGTCCCCGCGCACTGCAAAGTGCTGGTCAAACTCGTGGACGTGAACGACAACACACCGGAGATCGGGTTCAGCACCGTGACCGAGTCCGTGAGCGAGCAGGACGCGCCAGGCACCGTGATCGCTCTATTCAGCGTCTCGGACCGGGACTCGAGTGAAAATGGACAAATGAGCTGCGAGATTTTGGGAGACGTTCCTTTCAAGCTGAAGTCATCTTTTAAAAACTACTACACCATCGTGACGGACGGACCGCTGGACAGAGAGATCGCGGATTCGTACACCATCACTGTGGTGGCTAAAGACAAGGGTCAGCCTTCACTCGCCACCAGCAAGTCCATTAAAGTGCACGTCTCTGATGAGAATGACAACGCGCCCCGTTTTACGCAGGCTGTTTATGATGTGTATGTAACTGAGAACAACGTGCCCGGTGCTTTCATTCACGCTGTGAGTGCTTTGGACCCTGACATAGGACAGAACGCTCTTATTACTTACTCCATATTGGAGTGTGACATACAGGGCATGTCTGTGGACACGTACGTGTCCATAAACCAGGACACCGGCTACCTTTACGCGCTGCGCTCCTTTGATTATGAGCAGCTGAAGGAGTTCAGCTTCATGGTGCAGGCGAAGGACTCGGGTCCTGCTGAGCTTTTCTCTAACGccactgtaaatgtgattataGTTGACCAAAATGACAATGCGCCCTCTGTCATAGCCCCCATCGGTAAGAACGGCACAGCCAAAGAGCACCTGCCGCGCTCTGCAGAGCCTGGCTACTTGGTGACGCGCGTCGTGGCCATGGATGCGGATGACGGCGAGAACGCACGGCTGTCCTACAGCATCCTGCGGGGCAATGAGTTGGAGATGTTCCGCATGGACTGGAGGACAGGGGAGCTGAGGACAGCCCGCAGAATCTCTCCCAAGCGGGACCTGCGGGGCTACTACGACCTCCTGATTGAGGTGAGGGACCACGGGCAGCCCCCGCTCTCCTCCTCCgccagtgtgagtgtgataTTAGTGGACAGCGTGGTCGAAGGCCACAGTGGGGATCGCGGCTCGGCCTCCAAGGCAAAGGAGACCTCTCTTGACCTCACGCTTATCCTCATCATCGCCCTGGGCTCCGTTTCCTTCATTTTCCTCCTGGCCATGATCGTCCTGGCCGTGCGCTGTCAGAAGGACAAGACGCTCAACCTGTACACGTGCCTCATGGCAGGTGACTGCTGCCTGTGCTGCGGCGCGTGCTGCAGCAGGCAGGCCCGGGGCCGCAAGCAGAAGAAGCTCAGCAAGTCCGACATCATGTTAGTCCAGAGCACCAACGTGACCACAGGGGTCGGGCCCGTGGGGCAGGTGCCCGTGGAGGAGTCTGGCGTGGGCGGCGTGGGAGGAGGCTTCGgctcccaccaccaccagaaccagaactcCTACTGCTACCAGGTGTGTTTGACACCGGAGTCCGCCAAAACGGATCTGATGTTCCTAAAACCGTGCAGCCCCTCCCGCAACACAGACTCGGATCACACCAACCCCTGCGGTGCCATAGTCACCGGTTACAGTGACCAACAACCGGACATCATATCCAATGGCAGTATTCTCTCTAATGAG ACAAAACACCAACGAGCAGAACTCAGCTACCTGGTGGACAGACCCAGACGTGTCAACAG ttCCGCGTTCCAAGAAGCAGACATCGTCAGCTCCAAAGACAGTGGTCATGGTGACAGTGAACAGGGTGACAGTGACCACGATGCCACCAACCGGGGTCATTCAACTG